A single genomic interval of Tsukamurella paurometabola harbors:
- a CDS encoding AAA family ATPase, protein MSSLILVNGAPGSGKSTIASALAAEVPMMLALDIDGLKHALGQWDTDPIAAGLRARSIALAALGEHLAAGFDVVLGQFLAREGFIEELAQVAERRSARFHEFVLDLDAETLADRLAARAAAPDRPEHAINNRLVGPDDAPDLRDAMVTVMRRRPRAVRIDATRPVADTVAAVLARLARP, encoded by the coding sequence GTGAGCAGCCTGATCCTCGTCAACGGCGCGCCCGGCTCGGGGAAGTCGACGATCGCGTCGGCCCTGGCGGCCGAGGTGCCGATGATGCTGGCGCTCGACATCGACGGGTTGAAACACGCTCTGGGGCAGTGGGACACCGATCCGATCGCGGCGGGCCTCCGGGCGCGCAGCATCGCGCTCGCCGCGCTGGGGGAGCACCTCGCCGCCGGCTTCGACGTGGTCCTCGGTCAGTTCCTCGCCCGCGAGGGCTTCATCGAGGAGTTGGCGCAGGTCGCGGAACGCCGCAGTGCCCGCTTCCACGAGTTCGTCCTCGACCTCGACGCGGAGACGCTCGCGGACCGTCTGGCGGCACGCGCGGCCGCACCCGACCGGCCGGAACACGCGATCAACAACCGGCTCGTGGGACCCGACGACGCGCCGGACCTGCGGGACGCGATGGTCACGGTCATGCGGAGGCGCCCCAGGGCCGTCCGGATCGACGCGACGCGTCCCGTCGCCGACACCGTCGCCGCCGTTCTGGCCCGCCTCGCCCGCCCCTGA
- a CDS encoding bifunctional [glutamine synthetase] adenylyltransferase/[glutamine synthetase]-adenylyl-L-tyrosine phosphorylase: MPPTNREVRRPSAGRLGLLDPNAEPNLASLGWADAESADVLWALSRAADPDWTLRALVRLRESAGADWAEIDGLIRGDRTFRGRLFGLLGASDALGDHLISHPASWRLLRDTAPLKSRDDLIAAMLATVGAVKVPGRRDDDLLYRAAVTGGAAIAALRDGYRDLLMVLAARDLAELVENEPTLPFAIVGAHLADLADAALTAALAVAVATVHPDSDPQGRLAVVAMGKCGARELNYVSDVDVIFVAEPADGASARLAGEMMRIGSAAFFDVDAALRPEGKAGSLTRTLESHVAYYKRWAKTWEFQALLKARPQTGDMELGYDYLAAVSPMVWEAAEREDFVQDVQEMRRRVEENIAPELRERELKLGRGGLRDVEFAVQLLQLVHGRTDETLRERSTVDALAALTVGGYVGRDDGANFTASYEFLRGLEHRLQLRRMERTHLLPPPDHEEAWRWLARAAHIRPDGDRDAAGVLRAELKRQSARVRRLHTKLFYRPLLDSIANLDADAVSLSDDAIVARLAALGFLQPQNALAHLKAMADSSRRGRIQTILLPTLLEWLSETPNPDAGLLNYRKLSEELRDVEWYLRVLRDESVVAQRLMTVLGSSNFVAELLGRSPEVIRLYSDGATGPKLVEPSPREVYNGMLAAVSRAHHRDRAIAVARAMRRSEIARVASADILGMMTVPEVCAALSSVWGAALDAALVSEIATSVVERESSRSAYPPGAPARIAVIGMGRLGGHEIGYGSDADVLFVCVPNEGYEDSDAVRWANQVADAVRTRLGAPSVDPGLEVDTGLRPEGRNGPVVRTLAAYRAYYRQWAQPWEVQALLRATHVAGDEEIAREFLHMVDETRYPDGGVSPATVNELRRIKARVDSERLPRGADPATHTKLGRGGLSDVEWTVQLEQLRHASAVPALRNTSTLESLDAIEQNELLPAADVELLRAAWLTATRARNALFLVRGKPVDQLPGPGAVLSNVAYVAGWRGSSLDYLDDYLRTTRRGRAVVDRVFWGE, from the coding sequence GTGCCGCCGACGAACCGCGAGGTCCGCCGCCCGAGTGCGGGCAGATTGGGCCTGCTGGACCCGAACGCCGAGCCGAACCTCGCATCGCTGGGGTGGGCGGACGCCGAGAGCGCTGACGTCCTGTGGGCGCTCTCGCGGGCCGCGGACCCGGACTGGACGCTGCGGGCCCTCGTGCGGCTGCGGGAGTCGGCGGGCGCGGACTGGGCCGAGATCGACGGCCTGATCCGCGGCGACCGGACCTTCCGCGGCAGGCTGTTCGGGCTCCTCGGCGCCTCGGACGCGCTGGGCGACCATCTCATCAGCCACCCCGCGTCCTGGCGTCTGTTGCGCGACACCGCGCCCCTGAAATCCCGCGACGACCTGATCGCCGCGATGCTCGCCACCGTCGGCGCCGTGAAGGTGCCCGGCCGGCGTGACGACGACCTCCTCTACCGCGCGGCGGTCACCGGCGGCGCCGCGATCGCCGCACTGCGGGACGGCTACCGCGACCTGCTCATGGTGCTCGCCGCCCGCGATCTCGCCGAGCTCGTGGAGAACGAGCCCACGCTGCCGTTCGCGATCGTGGGCGCGCACCTCGCCGACCTCGCCGACGCGGCGCTCACCGCGGCCCTCGCCGTCGCCGTCGCCACCGTGCATCCCGACAGCGACCCGCAGGGCCGCCTCGCCGTGGTGGCCATGGGGAAGTGCGGTGCGCGGGAACTCAACTACGTCTCCGACGTGGACGTGATCTTCGTGGCGGAACCGGCCGACGGGGCGTCGGCCCGGCTCGCGGGGGAGATGATGCGGATCGGCTCCGCCGCGTTCTTCGACGTGGACGCCGCACTGCGCCCGGAGGGTAAGGCGGGCAGCCTCACGCGCACGCTGGAATCGCATGTGGCGTACTACAAGCGGTGGGCGAAGACCTGGGAGTTCCAGGCGCTGCTCAAGGCCCGGCCGCAGACCGGCGACATGGAGTTGGGCTACGACTACCTGGCCGCGGTGAGCCCGATGGTGTGGGAGGCCGCCGAGCGCGAGGACTTCGTGCAGGACGTGCAGGAGATGCGCCGTCGCGTGGAGGAGAACATCGCGCCGGAACTCCGCGAACGCGAGCTCAAACTGGGGCGCGGCGGCCTGCGCGACGTCGAGTTCGCCGTCCAGCTCCTGCAGCTGGTGCACGGCCGCACCGACGAGACGCTGCGCGAACGGAGCACGGTCGACGCCCTCGCCGCGCTCACGGTGGGCGGCTACGTCGGCCGCGACGACGGAGCGAACTTCACCGCGTCGTACGAGTTCCTGCGCGGCCTCGAGCACCGTCTGCAACTGCGCCGCATGGAACGCACGCACCTGTTGCCGCCGCCCGACCACGAGGAGGCGTGGCGCTGGCTGGCCCGCGCCGCCCACATCCGCCCCGACGGCGACCGCGATGCCGCGGGCGTGCTGCGCGCGGAGCTCAAGCGGCAGTCGGCGCGGGTCCGGCGCCTGCACACCAAGCTGTTCTACCGCCCGCTGCTCGACTCGATCGCGAACCTCGACGCGGACGCCGTGAGCCTGAGCGACGACGCGATCGTCGCGCGCCTGGCAGCGCTCGGCTTCCTCCAGCCGCAGAACGCCCTCGCGCACCTCAAGGCGATGGCCGACTCGTCGCGGCGCGGCCGGATCCAGACGATCCTCCTGCCCACGCTGCTCGAGTGGCTCAGCGAGACGCCGAACCCCGACGCCGGGCTCCTGAACTACCGCAAGCTCTCCGAGGAACTCCGTGACGTCGAGTGGTACCTGCGGGTGCTCCGGGACGAGTCGGTGGTCGCGCAGCGCCTCATGACCGTGCTGGGCTCGTCGAACTTCGTGGCCGAGCTGCTGGGCCGCTCGCCCGAGGTGATCCGCCTGTACTCCGACGGCGCCACGGGCCCGAAGCTCGTCGAACCGTCGCCGCGCGAGGTGTACAACGGGATGCTCGCCGCGGTCAGCCGGGCGCACCACCGGGATCGGGCGATCGCGGTGGCGCGGGCCATGCGGCGCAGCGAGATCGCCCGCGTCGCCTCCGCCGACATCCTCGGGATGATGACGGTGCCCGAGGTGTGCGCGGCGCTGTCCTCGGTGTGGGGCGCGGCGCTGGACGCCGCGCTGGTCTCCGAGATCGCGACCTCCGTGGTCGAGCGCGAGTCCAGCCGCAGTGCCTACCCGCCCGGCGCGCCCGCCCGGATCGCGGTCATCGGTATGGGGCGCCTCGGCGGGCACGAGATCGGCTACGGCTCCGATGCCGACGTGCTGTTCGTCTGCGTCCCCAACGAGGGGTACGAGGATTCCGACGCGGTGCGCTGGGCCAATCAGGTCGCGGACGCCGTGCGCACCCGGCTCGGAGCACCGTCGGTGGATCCGGGCCTGGAGGTGGACACCGGCCTGCGACCCGAGGGGCGCAACGGTCCCGTCGTGCGGACCCTGGCCGCGTACCGCGCGTACTACCGGCAATGGGCGCAGCCCTGGGAGGTGCAGGCGCTGCTGCGGGCCACACACGTGGCCGGCGACGAGGAGATCGCCCGCGAGTTCCTGCACATGGTGGACGAGACGCGGTACCCGGACGGGGGCGTCTCGCCCGCCACGGTCAACGAACTCCGGCGCATCAAGGCCCGCGTCGACTCCGAGCGACTACCCCGCGGCGCGGATCCGGCGACGCACACCAAGCTCGGCCGCGGCGGTCTCTCCGATGTGGAGTGGACGGTCCAGCTCGAGCAGCTGCGACACGCCAGCGCGGTTCCCGCGCTCCGCAACACCTCGACCCTCGAGTCGCTCGACGCGATCGAGCAGAACGAACTCCTGCCGGCGGCCGACGTCGAGCTGCTGCGCGCGGCGTGGCTCACCGCCACCCGCGCCCGCAATGCTCTGTTCCTGGTGCGCGGCAAGCCCGTCGACCAGTTGCCGGGACCCGGGGCGGTGTTGTCCAACGTCGCCTACGTCGCGGGATGGCGGGGGAGTTCGCTGGACTACCTCGACGACTATCTGCGCACCACCCGGCGCGGGCGCGCCGTGGTCGACCGGGTGTTCTGGGGCGAGTAG
- a CDS encoding FKBP-type peptidyl-prolyl cis-trans isomerase, whose product MRVSRPTLAVTAAVLAAGALTACGTPDATCPSGAPDTANAPDWNLRGRSGSIVVTGPTDTAAPQITVEQPFSVDETTVEAFDPPGDGAVVAETARVSVCYLGVNGRTGQRFDSTYDDGKPASFPLAGVIPGFKKAIAGQKVGSSIGVAVAPMDGYVMGEPSAGIRAGDTLIFTIKILSAS is encoded by the coding sequence ATGCGCGTCTCCCGCCCGACCCTCGCCGTCACCGCCGCCGTCCTCGCGGCGGGCGCGCTCACCGCGTGCGGCACTCCCGACGCCACGTGCCCGTCGGGCGCACCCGATACGGCGAACGCACCGGACTGGAACCTCCGGGGACGGAGCGGCTCGATCGTGGTGACCGGCCCCACCGATACCGCTGCCCCGCAGATCACCGTGGAGCAACCCTTCTCGGTGGACGAGACCACCGTCGAGGCGTTCGATCCGCCCGGCGACGGTGCCGTCGTCGCGGAGACCGCGAGGGTCTCGGTCTGCTATCTGGGGGTCAACGGCCGCACCGGGCAGCGCTTCGACAGCACGTACGACGATGGGAAGCCGGCGTCCTTCCCTCTGGCCGGCGTGATCCCGGGCTTCAAGAAGGCCATCGCCGGGCAGAAGGTCGGTTCGTCGATCGGTGTGGCCGTCGCGCCGATGGACGGGTACGTCATGGGTGAGCCCTCGGCGGGTATCCGGGCCGGTGACACCCTGATCTTCACGATCAAGATCCTGTCCGCGTCCTGA
- a CDS encoding alpha/beta hydrolase, protein MKAGKPVLTAVAVVSAAVLAGCSVQIAGTAEPSGGSAAPGSATPTSTRAAGVPAALQKYYGQKITWGSCAAMARADDIAEYDKNRLECGNLTVPIDYDDPSAGETKLAVARVPASGQRRGSLLMNPGGPGGSGVQQVAGKSMEADKYEISSSFDLVGWDPRGVGASSPAVKCFSDKQRDENRLSTLAFDNSPAGIAKQEAFNKSQADLCAEKMGKTFLANVGTADTVRDLDVLRAVLGDEKLTYLGYSYGTFIGAIYAETFPERVRAMVLDGAVDPAQDQITSNVQQMAGFQTVFDDWAKDCARYPDCPVGTDPGQATARYQQLVRPLIDKTVRGQGGRQLSYSDATTATIQAMYAQQLWEPLRRGLTGLRRGDGSLLQRIADLYLNRDELGRYSPMMDANTAINCVDGPAVTDPADLARLDTEIRKAAPFLDDGRGTGRGAKSTCAFWAAAPTLKPHEVNAVGAPRAVVVSTTHDPATPYENGVNLARQMGASLISFEGSQHTVSLEGNACVDDAVTAYLRDLTLPAEGLRCTA, encoded by the coding sequence ATGAAGGCAGGTAAGCCCGTCCTGACCGCGGTGGCGGTCGTCTCCGCGGCCGTGCTCGCGGGATGTTCCGTCCAGATCGCGGGGACCGCGGAGCCGTCGGGCGGATCCGCCGCACCCGGCAGCGCCACGCCCACGTCGACGAGGGCGGCGGGCGTCCCCGCGGCCCTGCAGAAGTACTACGGCCAGAAGATCACCTGGGGTTCGTGCGCGGCGATGGCGCGTGCCGACGACATCGCCGAATACGACAAGAACCGACTGGAATGCGGGAACCTGACGGTCCCGATCGACTACGACGACCCGTCCGCGGGGGAGACGAAGCTGGCCGTCGCCCGGGTTCCGGCGTCGGGGCAGCGGCGCGGCTCCCTCCTGATGAATCCCGGCGGCCCTGGGGGCTCCGGCGTGCAGCAGGTCGCGGGCAAGTCGATGGAGGCCGACAAGTACGAGATCTCGAGCAGCTTCGACCTGGTCGGCTGGGACCCGCGCGGCGTCGGCGCGAGCTCGCCGGCCGTGAAGTGCTTCAGCGACAAGCAGCGCGACGAGAACCGCCTGTCCACCCTGGCCTTCGACAACTCGCCCGCGGGCATCGCGAAGCAGGAGGCGTTCAACAAGTCCCAGGCGGATCTGTGCGCCGAGAAGATGGGCAAGACCTTCCTCGCCAACGTCGGCACCGCCGACACCGTCCGCGACCTGGACGTGCTCCGCGCGGTGCTCGGCGACGAGAAGCTCACCTACCTGGGGTACAGCTACGGCACGTTCATCGGTGCCATCTACGCGGAGACCTTCCCGGAGCGGGTGCGGGCGATGGTGCTCGACGGTGCGGTCGATCCCGCCCAGGACCAGATCACCTCGAACGTGCAGCAGATGGCCGGATTCCAGACCGTCTTCGACGACTGGGCGAAGGACTGCGCCAGATACCCCGACTGCCCGGTCGGGACCGATCCGGGGCAGGCGACGGCCCGCTACCAGCAGCTGGTGCGCCCGCTGATCGACAAGACCGTCCGCGGCCAGGGCGGCCGGCAGCTCAGCTACAGCGACGCCACCACCGCGACCATCCAGGCCATGTACGCGCAGCAGCTGTGGGAGCCCCTGCGGCGCGGGCTCACCGGCCTGCGGCGCGGCGACGGCTCGCTGCTGCAGCGCATCGCCGATCTCTACCTCAACCGCGACGAGCTCGGGCGGTACTCGCCGATGATGGACGCGAACACGGCGATCAACTGCGTCGACGGTCCCGCCGTCACCGATCCCGCCGACCTCGCCCGCCTGGACACCGAGATCCGTAAGGCCGCGCCGTTCCTCGACGACGGCCGCGGCACCGGGCGCGGCGCCAAGAGCACCTGCGCGTTCTGGGCGGCCGCGCCGACGCTCAAGCCGCACGAGGTGAACGCCGTGGGCGCCCCCAGGGCGGTCGTCGTCTCGACCACGCACGACCCGGCGACGCCGTACGAGAACGGCGTCAACCTGGCGCGGCAGATGGGGGCGTCCCTGATCAGCTTCGAGGGCAGCCAGCACACCGTCTCGCTCGAGGGCAACGCCTGCGTCGACGACGCGGTCACGGCCTACCTGCGCGACCTCACGCTCCCGGCCGAGGGTCTGCGCTGCACGGCGTGA
- a CDS encoding NAD+ synthase encodes MTPLRVAACQINPVVGDLDANVARITAAARDAAQRGAQVAVFGEMALTGYPVEDLLLRRSFAVDSREAVHELARSLDAAGCGDIIVVVGFLDRDPDAPETSTNPTGGARNAAGVLHGGELVARYDKHFLPNYGVFDEKRWFTPGDRLVVLDIDGVRLGLAICEDVWWPDGPVAGLGELGVDAVLCLNASPFEAGKPAQRREVVAARVAEGGAPIIYVNLVGGQDELVFDGDTFVFQPDTGALTPGPQFIEFTQFADIAPLGRARAGAVDGWQVEEVALPARPTDLVPIVTGWTELDELAQIWAALVTGTRDYVHKVGGRTVALGMSGGIDSALVAVIAADAVGADNVYGVGMPSKYSSDHSKDDAADQAQRMGIHFRFEPIEHMVEAFVGQLHLSGLAEENIQARCRGMTLMSLSNLDGHLVLATGNKSELAVGYSTIYGDAVGAYAPIRDVEKSLVWELARWCNKVAVEQGETPPIPENSITKEPSAELRPGQKDSDSLPDYDILDDILRRYVEQDQGVAEIAAEGNNGAGYDPDLIRRVARLVDRAEYKRRQYPLGPKITPKAFGRDRRMPITNRWHDPA; translated from the coding sequence ATGACGCCCCTTCGTGTCGCGGCGTGCCAGATCAACCCCGTCGTGGGTGACCTGGACGCGAATGTCGCTCGGATCACCGCCGCAGCCCGGGACGCCGCGCAGCGCGGCGCGCAGGTCGCGGTCTTCGGCGAGATGGCCCTCACGGGCTATCCGGTGGAGGACCTGCTGCTGCGCCGGTCGTTCGCGGTCGACTCGCGCGAGGCGGTGCACGAGTTGGCCCGCTCCCTGGACGCGGCGGGTTGCGGCGACATCATCGTGGTGGTCGGGTTCCTCGACCGCGATCCGGACGCTCCCGAGACCAGTACGAACCCCACCGGCGGCGCGCGCAACGCGGCGGGCGTGCTGCACGGGGGCGAGCTCGTCGCGCGGTACGACAAGCATTTCCTGCCCAACTACGGCGTCTTCGACGAGAAGCGCTGGTTCACGCCCGGCGACCGCCTGGTGGTGCTCGACATCGACGGCGTCCGGCTCGGCCTCGCGATCTGCGAGGACGTCTGGTGGCCCGACGGTCCCGTCGCGGGGCTGGGCGAGCTCGGCGTCGACGCGGTCCTGTGCCTCAACGCCAGCCCCTTCGAGGCGGGCAAGCCCGCGCAGCGCCGCGAGGTGGTCGCCGCCCGCGTCGCCGAGGGCGGGGCGCCGATCATCTACGTGAACCTCGTCGGCGGGCAGGACGAGCTCGTCTTCGACGGCGACACGTTCGTCTTCCAGCCCGATACCGGAGCGCTGACGCCGGGGCCGCAGTTCATCGAGTTCACGCAGTTCGCCGATATCGCCCCGCTGGGCCGCGCCCGGGCCGGTGCCGTCGACGGGTGGCAGGTCGAGGAGGTGGCCCTCCCCGCCCGGCCGACCGACCTTGTGCCGATCGTCACCGGTTGGACGGAGCTCGACGAACTCGCACAGATCTGGGCCGCCCTCGTTACCGGGACCAGGGACTACGTGCACAAGGTGGGCGGCCGCACCGTCGCGCTCGGCATGTCCGGCGGCATCGACTCGGCTCTCGTCGCGGTGATCGCCGCCGACGCGGTCGGCGCCGACAACGTCTACGGCGTGGGCATGCCCTCGAAGTACAGCTCGGACCATTCCAAGGACGACGCCGCGGACCAGGCGCAGCGTATGGGTATCCACTTCCGGTTCGAGCCGATCGAGCACATGGTCGAGGCGTTCGTCGGTCAGCTCCATCTCTCCGGTCTGGCGGAGGAGAACATCCAGGCCCGCTGCCGCGGGATGACGCTGATGTCGCTGTCGAACCTCGACGGCCATCTGGTGCTGGCCACGGGCAACAAGAGCGAACTGGCCGTGGGCTACTCCACGATCTACGGCGACGCGGTAGGCGCCTACGCCCCCATCCGCGACGTGGAGAAGTCGCTCGTCTGGGAGCTGGCCCGGTGGTGCAACAAGGTCGCCGTCGAGCAGGGCGAGACGCCGCCGATCCCGGAGAACTCGATCACCAAGGAGCCGTCGGCGGAGCTGCGGCCCGGGCAGAAGGACAGCGATTCGCTGCCCGACTACGACATCCTCGACGACATCCTGCGCCGCTACGTCGAGCAGGACCAGGGTGTCGCCGAGATCGCGGCGGAGGGGAACAACGGTGCCGGCTACGACCCCGACCTGATCCGCAGGGTCGCGCGCCTCGTCGACCGCGCCGAGTACAAGCGCCGCCAGTACCCGCTGGGACCGAAGATCACGCCCAAGGCCTTCGGGCGCGACCGGAGGATGCCGATCACGAACCGCTGGCACGACCCGGCCTAG
- a CDS encoding FKBP-type peptidyl-prolyl cis-trans isomerase, translating to MDAQLARLAVAAAGSLALAGCGASTEAPPPSPATGTIDTCPAAPPAASARAITLDGVTGRATVVPPTDRTAPRVTVEAPFRVDRSRSVVAEPGSGATLTEKSVVTVCYQGVNGRTGAVFDDAFARATSAEVALPDVVPGFRAALVGQRSGATVVTAVTSADGYPKGEPRAGADPGDTLVFAIRVLAAN from the coding sequence GTGGATGCACAGCTCGCCCGCCTCGCCGTCGCCGCGGCCGGCTCCCTCGCGCTCGCCGGGTGCGGGGCGTCCACCGAGGCGCCCCCGCCGAGCCCCGCCACCGGCACCATCGACACCTGCCCGGCGGCCCCGCCCGCCGCCTCGGCCAGGGCGATCACGCTCGACGGGGTCACCGGCCGGGCCACCGTCGTGCCACCCACCGATCGGACGGCCCCGCGCGTCACCGTCGAGGCGCCGTTCCGGGTGGACCGATCCCGATCCGTGGTCGCCGAGCCGGGGTCCGGCGCGACGCTCACCGAGAAATCGGTGGTCACCGTCTGCTATCAGGGGGTGAACGGCCGGACCGGCGCGGTCTTCGACGACGCCTTCGCGCGCGCGACCTCGGCGGAGGTCGCGCTGCCCGACGTGGTCCCCGGCTTCCGGGCGGCGCTCGTCGGGCAACGCTCCGGGGCGACGGTGGTCACCGCGGTCACCTCCGCCGACGGCTACCCCAAGGGCGAGCCCCGCGCGGGCGCCGATCCGGGCGACACCCTCGTCTTCGCGATCCGGGTCCTCGCCGCGAACTGA
- the glnA gene encoding type I glutamate--ammonia ligase — protein MDRQQEFVLRTIEERDIRFVRLWFTDVLGFLKSVAIAPAELEGAFTEGIGFDGSSIEGFSRVSEADTVAKPDPSTFQVLPWTSGDGEMHSVRMFCDIAMPDGTPSWGDSRHVLRRQLNRAADLGFSCYVHPEIEFYLLKKETGPHGMPIPADNGGYFDQAVHESAPNFRRKAIEALEAMGISVEFSHHEAGPGQQEIDLRYADALSMADNVMTFRYLVKEVAMTEGVKASFMPKPFSAHPGSGMHTHMSLFEGDSNAFHDPDDELQLSATGKAFIAGILHHAPEISAVTNQWVNSYKRLVTGDEAPTAATWGAANRSAMVRVPLYTPNKASSRRIEVRSPDSACNPYLAFAVLCAAGLEGIKGGYELPEAAEDDVRQMTARERRSMGFKDLPASLDDALVLMEKSELVAETLGEHVFEYFLRNKWSEWNDYRAVVTPFELDRFLSL, from the coding sequence ATGGACCGGCAGCAGGAGTTCGTGCTTCGCACCATCGAGGAACGGGACATCCGCTTCGTGCGGCTGTGGTTCACCGACGTGCTCGGTTTCCTCAAGTCCGTGGCGATCGCGCCCGCGGAGTTGGAGGGCGCGTTCACCGAGGGCATCGGCTTCGACGGGAGCTCGATCGAGGGCTTCTCCCGCGTCTCGGAAGCGGATACCGTCGCCAAGCCCGACCCGTCGACCTTCCAGGTGCTGCCCTGGACCAGCGGCGACGGCGAGATGCACTCGGTCCGGATGTTCTGCGACATCGCGATGCCCGACGGGACACCCTCCTGGGGCGACAGCCGGCACGTGCTGCGGCGCCAGCTGAACCGCGCTGCCGACCTCGGCTTCTCCTGCTACGTGCACCCGGAGATCGAGTTCTACCTCCTGAAGAAGGAGACCGGGCCGCACGGCATGCCGATCCCCGCCGACAACGGCGGCTACTTCGACCAGGCGGTGCACGAGTCGGCGCCGAACTTCCGGCGCAAGGCGATCGAGGCCCTGGAGGCGATGGGGATCTCGGTCGAGTTCAGCCACCACGAGGCGGGCCCCGGCCAGCAGGAGATCGACCTCCGGTACGCGGACGCGCTCTCCATGGCGGACAACGTGATGACCTTCCGCTACCTGGTCAAGGAAGTCGCGATGACCGAGGGGGTGAAGGCGTCCTTCATGCCGAAGCCCTTCTCGGCCCACCCCGGCTCGGGTATGCACACCCACATGAGCCTGTTCGAGGGCGACTCCAACGCCTTCCACGACCCGGACGACGAGCTGCAGCTCTCGGCGACCGGCAAGGCCTTCATCGCCGGCATCCTGCACCACGCGCCCGAGATCTCGGCCGTCACGAACCAGTGGGTCAACTCCTACAAGCGCCTGGTGACCGGCGACGAGGCGCCCACCGCCGCCACGTGGGGCGCCGCGAACCGCTCCGCGATGGTCCGGGTGCCCCTGTACACGCCGAACAAGGCGAGCAGCCGCCGCATCGAGGTGCGCTCGCCGGATTCGGCGTGCAACCCGTACCTGGCGTTCGCGGTGCTCTGCGCCGCCGGGCTCGAGGGCATCAAGGGCGGTTACGAGCTGCCCGAGGCGGCGGAGGACGACGTGCGGCAGATGACCGCCCGTGAGCGCCGCTCGATGGGCTTCAAGGACCTGCCCGCCAGCCTCGATGATGCGCTCGTCCTGATGGAGAAGAGCGAACTCGTCGCGGAGACGCTGGGGGAGCACGTCTTCGAGTACTTCCTGCGCAACAAGTGGTCCGAGTGGAACGACTACCGCGCGGTGGTCACCCCGTTCGAGCTCGACCGCTTCCTCTCGCTGTAG
- a CDS encoding endonuclease/exonuclease/phosphatase family protein, whose translation MGFFWRTAASIVGTAALLGALLALALHFWPGTDRVTVAAAAVSPVLWAACAALALVCLLYVRALLRLVLVAAVIAAGVWVQAPLWRGEPAPSGTALTVLTANIQVGAGDADALAKLVREDRVDVLAVLELTEDAAQRIAASTIATDLPYSLVRPAGLANGTALYSRYPLTSTGTVPGFVMTALTAVAAVPGRGDVQLFALHPMPPLDPGTWDSELRRIGTLLQGVPEGRPVVALGDYNATYDHVRFRSLLTGGYRDAGQLAGAGWLPTYPTDKTYPPVVGIDHVLLRGLGAAEVSRHEVPGADHRALLARVG comes from the coding sequence ATGGGATTCTTCTGGCGGACGGCGGCGAGCATCGTCGGCACGGCGGCTCTGCTGGGCGCGCTCCTCGCGCTCGCGCTGCACTTCTGGCCCGGCACCGACCGGGTGACGGTGGCCGCGGCCGCGGTCTCACCGGTCCTGTGGGCGGCGTGCGCGGCCCTCGCGCTGGTGTGCCTGCTGTACGTCCGCGCGCTGCTGCGGCTGGTGCTCGTCGCGGCGGTGATCGCGGCGGGTGTCTGGGTGCAGGCGCCGCTGTGGCGCGGCGAACCGGCGCCCTCCGGTACCGCGCTGACGGTGCTCACGGCGAACATCCAAGTCGGAGCAGGCGACGCGGACGCGCTGGCGAAGCTGGTGCGCGAAGACCGCGTCGACGTGCTCGCCGTGCTCGAGCTGACGGAGGACGCCGCGCAGCGGATCGCCGCGTCGACTATCGCGACCGACCTGCCGTATTCGCTGGTGCGGCCCGCGGGCCTCGCCAACGGCACCGCGCTCTACAGCCGGTATCCGTTGACGAGCACCGGCACGGTGCCCGGTTTCGTCATGACCGCGCTGACCGCCGTCGCCGCGGTTCCCGGTCGGGGAGACGTCCAGCTCTTCGCGCTGCACCCGATGCCGCCGCTCGACCCCGGCACGTGGGACTCCGAGCTGCGCCGCATCGGGACGCTGCTGCAGGGCGTGCCCGAGGGACGACCCGTCGTGGCGCTCGGGGACTACAACGCCACGTACGACCACGTGCGGTTCCGGAGCCTCCTCACGGGCGGGTACCGCGACGCCGGGCAACTCGCCGGCGCCGGATGGCTGCCCACCTACCCGACGGACAAGACCTACCCGCCGGTCGTCGGCATCGACCACGTCCTGCTGCGCGGGCTCGGCGCCGCCGAGGTCAGCCGCCACGAGGTGCCCGGCGCCGACCACCGCGCGCTGCTCGCGCGGGTGGGCTGA